In Bacillus sp. NP247, one DNA window encodes the following:
- a CDS encoding DedA family protein, whose product MEQHIGELIAHYGYFGIIIALAGGIVGLPIPDEFLLTFIGYNISKGVMSGTAAFLSGMAGAMLGITLSYILGLKLGLPVLKKYGPKVRIKEHHIEKTHILFEKYGPFLLMIGYFIPGVRHLTAYFAGVSNLTFWRFCLYAYGGALIWISVFIGLGWKLGEKWRFVEYSLHHYGIWILIISAVVTCIVWFYIKKKKNR is encoded by the coding sequence ATGGAACAACATATTGGCGAGTTAATCGCACATTATGGTTATTTTGGAATTATTATAGCTTTAGCTGGCGGGATTGTTGGATTGCCTATACCGGATGAGTTTTTGTTGACTTTTATTGGCTATAACATTTCAAAAGGAGTTATGTCCGGAACAGCTGCTTTTTTAAGTGGAATGGCAGGTGCAATGCTTGGCATTACATTAAGTTACATATTAGGTTTAAAACTTGGGCTCCCTGTTTTAAAAAAATATGGTCCGAAAGTTAGAATTAAGGAACATCATATTGAAAAAACACATATTTTATTTGAAAAATACGGTCCATTTCTTTTAATGATTGGTTACTTTATACCGGGAGTACGTCATTTAACAGCATATTTTGCGGGAGTCTCAAATTTAACATTTTGGCGTTTTTGCTTGTACGCTTACGGTGGTGCGCTCATTTGGATAAGTGTTTTTATCGGACTTGGCTGGAAGTTAGGAGAGAAGTGGCGATTTGTTGAGTATAGTTTACATCATTATGGAATATGGATTTTAATCATTTCAGCAGTTGTTACATGCATTGTATGGTTTTACATAAAGAAAAAGAAAAACCGCTAA
- a CDS encoding EamA family transporter — protein MSSWLLFALLSAIAAALVSIFGKIGLDGIDANVATTVRSIIMALFMIGVIIIQGKFQNIGDVLLNKKALLFITLSGVAGASSWLFYFLALKTGKVSQVAPIDKLSVVFSIILAMIILGEKLNFMTGIGVVFITAGVLFIAFS, from the coding sequence ATGAGTTCATGGCTATTATTCGCACTATTATCAGCAATTGCTGCTGCCCTCGTATCTATTTTTGGAAAGATTGGCTTAGATGGAATCGATGCCAACGTTGCAACAACGGTTCGTTCTATTATTATGGCATTATTTATGATAGGAGTTATTATTATACAAGGTAAATTTCAAAATATCGGCGACGTCCTGCTAAATAAAAAAGCACTGCTATTTATCACATTAAGTGGGGTTGCAGGTGCTTCGTCATGGCTATTTTATTTTCTTGCCTTAAAAACAGGAAAGGTCTCTCAAGTAGCTCCTATCGATAAATTAAGTGTAGTATTTTCTATTATTCTTGCGATGATTATACTCGGTGAAAAGTTAAACTTTATGACTGGTATCGGTGTAGTCTTTATTACAGCTGGTGTACTATTTATTGCTTTCAGCTAA